In one Streptomyces sp. NBC_01288 genomic region, the following are encoded:
- a CDS encoding enoyl-CoA hydratase/isomerase family protein: protein MSEERFGEFVLVRRHGYVAELVLDRPKAMNAVSTAMARSIAEACAALAADRDVRVTVVTSSHERAFCVGADLKERNSFSDADLVRQRPVARGAYTGVLELPMPTIAAVHGFALGGGFELALSCDLIVADGTAVVGLPEVSVGVIPGGGGTQLLPRRVGAARAAELIFTARRLAAVEAAGLGLVDVLVEAGQDREEALALGARIAANSPVGLRAAKRALRLGHGLDLRAGLEVEDAAWRSVAFSGDRAEGVAAFNEKRTPEWPGE, encoded by the coding sequence ATGAGCGAGGAGCGGTTCGGGGAGTTCGTGCTGGTGCGGCGGCACGGGTATGTCGCGGAACTGGTCCTGGACCGGCCCAAGGCCATGAACGCGGTCTCTACGGCGATGGCGCGCTCGATCGCCGAGGCCTGCGCGGCGCTGGCGGCGGACCGGGACGTGCGCGTGACCGTGGTGACCTCGTCGCACGAGCGGGCGTTCTGCGTCGGCGCGGACCTCAAGGAGCGCAACTCGTTCAGCGACGCGGATCTCGTACGGCAGCGCCCGGTCGCGCGCGGCGCGTACACCGGCGTCCTGGAGCTCCCCATGCCGACGATCGCCGCCGTGCACGGCTTCGCCCTCGGTGGCGGCTTCGAACTCGCCCTGTCCTGCGACCTGATCGTGGCGGACGGTACGGCTGTGGTGGGGCTGCCGGAGGTGTCGGTGGGGGTGATTCCGGGGGGCGGCGGTACGCAGTTGCTGCCTCGGCGGGTGGGTGCGGCTCGGGCGGCCGAACTGATCTTCACCGCGCGGAGGTTGGCTGCGGTGGAGGCGGCAGGGCTGGGGCTGGTGGATGTTCTGGTGGAGGCGGGCCAGGACCGCGAGGAGGCACTTGCTCTGGGTGCGCGCATCGCCGCGAATTCGCCTGTTGGGCTGCGGGCGGCCAAGCGGGCGTTGCGGTTGGGGCATGGGTTGGATCTGCGGGCCGGTCTTGAGGTCGAGGATGCGGCGTGGCGGTCGGTGGCGTTTTCGGGGGACCGGGCGGAGGGGGTCGCGGCGTTCAATGAGAAGCGGACGCCGGAGTGGCCGGGGGAGTAG